From the Ruminiclostridium josui JCM 17888 genome, one window contains:
- a CDS encoding inositol monophosphatase family protein gives MSNIIETAINDAVKMVREAGELLLQNVDDKKVITKNGTANFVTEIDLKVQEILFGKLVNLLPDSNIIAEETADNKFTLEKYTWILDPVDGTTNLMYGYKCSAIALGLVVDGVPYAGIVYNPFLNEMYTAQKGKGAFINDKRIGVTSNGSLSNSLVAFGTSPYDREKADETFRITKNVFGKCRDIRRSGSAALDICNVAVGRTDGYFEMELQPWDYAGASIILNEAGGRITDWQGKDLTYISKSSAIATNGLIHKELIEAMK, from the coding sequence GTGAGTAATATAATAGAAACTGCAATAAATGATGCTGTAAAAATGGTTCGTGAGGCGGGGGAACTCTTACTTCAGAACGTGGATGACAAAAAAGTTATTACCAAGAACGGTACTGCAAATTTTGTTACTGAAATAGACTTGAAAGTTCAGGAGATATTATTCGGTAAGCTGGTTAATTTGCTGCCTGATAGTAATATTATTGCTGAAGAAACAGCAGATAATAAATTTACCCTAGAAAAATACACATGGATACTTGACCCTGTTGATGGAACTACAAACCTTATGTATGGGTACAAATGTTCCGCCATAGCTCTTGGATTGGTGGTGGACGGCGTTCCATATGCAGGAATTGTATATAATCCCTTTTTAAATGAAATGTATACGGCTCAGAAGGGTAAAGGAGCATTCATAAATGACAAGAGAATCGGGGTAACTTCAAACGGGAGTCTGTCTAACAGTCTTGTGGCCTTCGGAACTTCACCCTACGACAGAGAAAAGGCCGATGAGACCTTCAGAATAACCAAAAACGTGTTTGGAAAATGCAGAGATATAAGAAGGAGCGGTTCTGCTGCTCTAGATATATGTAATGTAGCTGTCGGACGTACTGATGGGTATTTTGAAATGGAATTACAGCCTTGGGATTATGCAGGAGCATCCATAATTCTGAATGAAGCAGGCGGTAGAATAACCGATTGGCAGGGCAAGGATTTAACCTATATTTCAAAAAGTTCAGCAATTGCTACAAACGGGCTGATACATAAGGAATTGATAGAAGCAATGAAATAG
- a CDS encoding AMP-dependent synthetase/ligase, which yields MKSKPLYEVRKISNLKDMIEQSASLYGSKPAFLVKQKGDSAYIPITFKKYKEDIDALGTALISLGLKGKKIALIGENRYEWATTYLAVCNGTGIIVPLDKELPQNEIENCLMRSHADAIIFSGNVSKNISGILRNITTCKYYINMDIAEDSDGQMSYGQLLEKGYDLIKSGNREFLDAVIDNEKMNILLFTSGTTDKSKAVMLSHRNIAENLMAMCSMLYIDEKDVFLSVLPIHHTYECTCGFLCQMYRGSTIAFCEGLRHIVKNLSESKCTVMNGVPLVFESIYKQLMHQVSKKPGGARKLKFGIKLSNALGKLGIDVRKKLFAEIHKALGGHLRLFISGAAAIDPEVAKGFRNIGIQLVQGYGLTECAPIVGLNRDCWFKDDAAGLPLPGLKVAIHNPNAEGVGEIKVSGPSVMLGYYENKEATQEVVRDGWFYTGDMGYLDSDGFIHITGRMKNVIITKNGKNVYPEEIETLLNRSDYIKESMVFGKNDNDDVVVCAQIVPERDKIEEDFKNGILDSSDAKVVINQEVKRINKKLVTYKYVKEFTLRDTEFEKTTTKKIKRYQELKKGE from the coding sequence GTGAAAAGCAAACCATTATATGAGGTAAGAAAAATATCTAATCTTAAAGACATGATAGAGCAAAGTGCGAGTCTGTATGGCTCCAAGCCTGCTTTTCTGGTTAAACAAAAAGGGGACTCTGCATATATTCCCATTACTTTTAAAAAGTACAAGGAGGATATTGATGCACTTGGAACTGCACTTATCAGTCTTGGATTGAAAGGCAAAAAGATTGCTCTGATTGGCGAAAACAGGTACGAATGGGCCACTACTTATTTAGCTGTGTGTAACGGTACAGGCATTATTGTGCCCTTGGACAAGGAATTACCACAAAACGAGATTGAAAATTGTCTTATGAGAAGCCATGCAGATGCCATAATTTTTTCAGGTAATGTGTCAAAGAATATTTCTGGTATACTCAGAAATATTACTACTTGTAAATATTATATAAATATGGATATTGCTGAGGATTCAGACGGACAGATGTCATATGGACAATTGCTTGAAAAGGGGTATGACCTCATAAAGAGTGGAAACAGAGAGTTTCTGGATGCAGTTATTGATAATGAGAAAATGAATATACTGCTCTTTACTTCGGGTACAACTGACAAGTCAAAGGCTGTTATGCTGTCTCACAGAAATATTGCAGAAAACCTGATGGCTATGTGTTCTATGCTTTATATAGATGAAAAGGATGTTTTTCTGTCTGTTTTACCTATACATCATACATATGAATGTACCTGTGGATTCCTGTGCCAAATGTACAGGGGATCTACCATTGCATTTTGTGAAGGATTACGTCATATTGTTAAAAATCTTAGCGAATCAAAGTGTACTGTTATGAATGGTGTACCGTTGGTTTTTGAGTCTATATATAAACAATTAATGCATCAGGTTTCTAAAAAGCCAGGAGGAGCAAGAAAATTAAAATTTGGAATAAAGCTCAGTAATGCCCTTGGTAAGTTAGGAATTGATGTGAGGAAGAAACTTTTTGCTGAAATTCATAAAGCCTTGGGAGGACATTTGCGACTCTTCATTAGCGGAGCAGCTGCTATTGACCCGGAAGTAGCAAAGGGGTTTAGAAATATTGGAATACAGCTTGTTCAGGGTTATGGTCTTACAGAATGTGCACCTATTGTGGGATTAAACAGAGATTGTTGGTTTAAGGATGATGCTGCAGGTTTACCTTTACCGGGACTTAAGGTGGCAATACATAATCCTAATGCTGAAGGTGTCGGAGAAATAAAGGTATCAGGACCAAGTGTAATGCTGGGCTACTATGAGAATAAAGAGGCTACCCAAGAGGTTGTCAGGGATGGATGGTTTTACACAGGAGATATGGGATATCTGGATTCCGACGGATTTATTCATATAACTGGCAGGATGAAAAATGTAATCATTACAAAGAATGGTAAAAATGTTTACCCTGAAGAAATTGAAACACTCCTTAACAGAAGTGACTATATAAAAGAATCCATGGTTTTTGGGAAAAATGATAATGATGATGTAGTTGTATGTGCCCAAATTGTGCCTGAAAGAGACAAGATTGAAGAAGACTTTAAAAACGGTATTCTTGACAGCAGTGATGCTAAAGTTGTTATAAATCAAGAGGTTAAACGGATTAACAAGAAACTGGTAACATATAAATATGTAAAAGAATTTACTCTCAGGGATACAGAATTTGAGAAAACTACAACTAAAAAAATTAAGAGGTATCAGGAGCTGAAAAAAGGTGAGTAA
- the spoVB gene encoding stage V sporulation protein B, whose protein sequence is MGLDKFYKNSAILTLSNLVTGFIGFTFSIVLSKKLGAEGLGLYGLIMPVYSLLLCLTTDGLITATSKTCAVYNSKKDYRNLHRSVKAAICFLGLWSIAVAVLVFFNAPFISKYIIKDIRALSAVRIICPALVFVPMSAIFKGFFYGFEKYTIPAGIDILEKCIRISILLATIALLQLNDIKSTVTIAYFALAVGELISMLFLMTGFKLISRKLKPSGAKVQNPLQLLADILVISCPLCLNGFISSLLTTASTLILPRRLMSAGINYDVALQQIGKFMGMALTTVNLPFIIVGSMMTVLIPDMSLSLSKRDMWSTEKRISQVLRISCMIGLGTLLVSICIPGKLGLFFYGRNDLGKMIMVAGICNFISYVASASFGILNGLGKQNVNLKNSIIVSVEDLLLVYILTGIPSINIYGVGISLAVTSLTALVLNLIEIRKSCEIRFSLPRGVTLVICGLAGFAAMRIVSIIIPDNFMVFDVMMSVGICFFVIFYLTKFYNCKHNW, encoded by the coding sequence ATGGGACTTGATAAATTTTATAAAAACTCAGCAATACTTACATTATCAAACTTGGTAACAGGTTTTATTGGATTTACATTTTCAATAGTTCTTTCAAAAAAACTCGGAGCTGAAGGACTTGGGTTATACGGGCTTATTATGCCGGTCTATTCCCTGCTGCTTTGCCTTACTACAGATGGTCTAATCACCGCAACTTCAAAAACCTGTGCGGTATATAATAGTAAAAAGGATTATAGGAATCTTCACAGAAGCGTGAAAGCAGCTATATGCTTTCTGGGGCTGTGGAGTATAGCCGTAGCCGTACTGGTATTTTTCAATGCACCATTTATCAGTAAATACATTATAAAAGATATCCGAGCTCTAAGCGCTGTGAGAATTATTTGTCCGGCACTGGTGTTTGTCCCAATGTCCGCTATTTTTAAAGGCTTTTTTTACGGATTTGAAAAGTATACTATTCCAGCTGGAATTGATATTCTTGAAAAATGCATAAGAATTTCAATACTTCTGGCTACAATAGCCTTACTGCAGCTAAATGACATTAAAAGTACTGTTACTATAGCCTATTTTGCTCTTGCAGTTGGAGAATTAATCAGTATGCTCTTCCTGATGACAGGTTTCAAGCTAATCTCACGAAAACTTAAACCTTCGGGAGCAAAAGTACAGAATCCCCTGCAGCTTCTAGCCGACATTCTTGTTATATCCTGCCCCCTGTGTCTGAACGGTTTTATTTCATCCTTACTAACCACTGCTTCAACCCTGATTCTTCCAAGAAGACTAATGAGTGCCGGGATAAACTATGATGTAGCCTTACAGCAGATAGGCAAGTTTATGGGTATGGCCCTTACTACAGTGAACCTTCCATTTATAATTGTAGGCTCCATGATGACTGTACTAATTCCAGATATGTCCTTAAGCCTAAGTAAAAGGGATATGTGGAGTACTGAAAAACGGATTTCGCAAGTTCTCAGAATATCCTGTATGATAGGGTTGGGGACCTTGCTTGTTTCAATATGTATTCCCGGAAAACTGGGCTTGTTCTTTTACGGAAGAAATGATTTGGGAAAAATGATTATGGTGGCCGGTATATGTAATTTTATAAGCTACGTGGCTTCCGCCTCTTTCGGGATACTTAACGGACTAGGAAAACAGAATGTAAATCTAAAAAATTCCATTATTGTTTCCGTTGAAGATCTTTTGCTTGTATATATTTTAACAGGTATCCCCTCAATTAACATATACGGTGTAGGGATTTCTCTAGCTGTTACATCATTAACTGCTCTGGTTCTAAATTTAATAGAAATACGCAAGTCTTGCGAAATAAGATTTTCACTGCCAAGGGGAGTTACACTTGTAATATGCGGGCTTGCTGGCTTTGCAGCAATGAGAATAGTCAGCATCATTATTCCTGACAACTTTATGGTATTTGATGTAATGATGTCAGTTGGAATCTGCTTTTTCGTTATATTCTACTTAACCAAATTCTATAATTGTAAACATAACTGGTAA
- a CDS encoding dihydropteroate synthase translates to MIIVGEKLNSSIPKMFEKMKAKDTEAIRQIAISQQEAGARYLDINTAIFREEEFEMLKYILDIVLENTDCGIMLDSPSPAVIEKALPLLSGRDIIINSVTLQDRINELLPLAKSYKTGVVGLPIDTEGIPKTVEKRVENSLKLIEIMNKEGIKNTDIYIDALAEAVAVESEASAITIKTIEGVRKAHEDVHLICGVSNVSFGLPKRTDINSVFLSAAIFAGLDSGIVDITNEKIKSTIYTAEMIAGLDEYCMEYLGYIRSKE, encoded by the coding sequence ATGATAATAGTTGGAGAGAAGTTAAATAGTTCCATACCTAAAATGTTTGAAAAAATGAAAGCCAAGGATACCGAAGCTATTAGGCAAATAGCCATAAGTCAGCAGGAAGCAGGGGCAAGATATCTTGATATTAATACGGCGATATTCAGAGAAGAAGAGTTTGAAATGCTAAAATATATTCTGGATATTGTTCTGGAAAATACTGATTGCGGAATCATGCTTGATTCACCTTCACCTGCTGTAATAGAAAAGGCTTTGCCTCTTTTATCAGGCAGAGATATAATAATAAACTCTGTAACGCTTCAGGATAGAATAAATGAGCTGCTTCCGCTGGCTAAAAGTTACAAGACCGGAGTTGTAGGACTGCCTATAGACACCGAAGGTATTCCTAAAACGGTGGAAAAGAGAGTGGAAAATTCCCTTAAGCTAATTGAAATTATGAACAAGGAAGGTATTAAAAATACCGACATATACATTGATGCACTTGCAGAAGCGGTAGCTGTGGAAAGCGAAGCATCAGCCATAACCATAAAAACAATAGAAGGTGTCAGAAAAGCTCATGAAGACGTTCACCTTATTTGCGGAGTTTCAAATGTTTCTTTCGGACTCCCTAAAAGGACGGATATAAATTCTGTTTTCCTTTCTGCTGCAATTTTTGCGGGACTTGATAGTGGTATTGTAGATATAACCAATGAAAAAATTAAAAGCACTATTTATACTGCTGAAATGATCGCAGGTCTTGATGAATATTGCATGGAATACTTGGGTTATATTAGAAGTAAAGAATAA
- a CDS encoding FHA domain-containing protein codes for MDFSSLSVVFRIVLVVLIFIIILYALKIISKDLKRGKAGKNLGWKLRIEYSGDRSSFEEGEIVPIGSKLTIGRNKNNQMVLPSRAVSNFHAKIYFEDGRYMLEDLDSTNGTYVNDNRVDKKSLQPGDEIRISETVLTVTDDD; via the coding sequence ATGGATTTTAGTTCGCTTTCGGTAGTATTTAGAATCGTATTGGTTGTTTTGATTTTTATAATAATTTTATATGCATTAAAAATAATATCAAAAGATTTAAAAAGAGGTAAAGCCGGGAAAAACCTCGGATGGAAGCTTAGAATAGAATATTCTGGTGATAGGAGCAGTTTTGAAGAGGGAGAAATTGTCCCAATCGGCAGTAAACTCACAATTGGCAGAAACAAAAATAATCAAATGGTTTTGCCCTCAAGAGCTGTTTCTAACTTTCATGCAAAAATTTATTTTGAGGACGGCAGGTACATGCTGGAGGATTTGGACTCCACAAACGGTACTTATGTAAACGACAACAGAGTAGATAAGAAAAGTTTGCAGCCGGGTGACGAAATTAGAATTTCAGAGACGGTTCTAACTGTAACAGACGACGATTAA
- a CDS encoding peptidoglycan D,D-transpeptidase FtsI family protein has translation MDNLTNNIKRIMIIFLIVFFVLISYLAYFTLVKGPEIVTRPDNRRMWDIRNKVVRGTIYDRTGKELSVSEKKSSSGEYKRVYKGGAVTAHALGYYDPQYGITGLENLYDSYLSSNISASLMAWIGNGFKEVNKKGDDVYSTLDYQLQKTAYDALGSSNGSVVVLKVDTGEILAMVSKPAYDPNNLNKNWETLVKSKNVPLLNRSVSGLYPPGSTFKVVTAVSALENIKGIKNETFNDKGKLNLGGGYTLSNDHGEVLGKINLEKALVKSSNVFFGNLGIRLENDLYKTAQDFRFNKDIPSDGIIIDKSRFPKYKSYEKGNMAQSGIGQAEVLATPMQMALVAQTIANNGVMMKPTLVNKITDYNGSIIHTLKSSEVGQITSAEYASEIRKYMRDVVSKGTGTRAQVSGIQVCGKTGTAQHIESKTPHSWFIGFAPYKNPQIAIAVIVEEGGYGGVAAAKISQKVMSKHFYK, from the coding sequence ATGGATAATTTAACTAATAACATAAAACGCATAATGATAATTTTTCTGATTGTCTTCTTTGTTCTCATAAGCTATCTGGCTTACTTTACCCTTGTAAAGGGTCCTGAAATAGTTACAAGGCCTGACAACAGAAGAATGTGGGATATTAGAAACAAGGTTGTACGTGGAACTATATATGATAGAACCGGAAAGGAGCTTTCCGTCAGTGAGAAAAAGTCCAGCAGCGGGGAGTATAAAAGAGTATATAAGGGCGGCGCAGTTACAGCACATGCATTGGGATACTATGACCCGCAGTATGGGATAACAGGTTTGGAAAACTTATATGACAGCTATTTGTCCAGTAATATATCAGCGTCTCTGATGGCATGGATTGGTAACGGATTCAAAGAGGTTAATAAAAAAGGTGATGATGTTTACAGTACTCTTGATTACCAACTCCAAAAAACAGCATATGATGCCCTTGGTTCATCTAATGGTTCTGTAGTGGTACTCAAGGTTGATACCGGAGAAATACTTGCAATGGTGTCAAAACCTGCGTATGACCCCAATAACCTTAACAAGAATTGGGAAACACTTGTGAAAAGTAAAAATGTTCCACTGCTTAACAGATCAGTTTCAGGGTTGTATCCGCCAGGTTCAACCTTCAAGGTAGTAACGGCAGTAAGCGCTTTGGAGAATATTAAAGGTATAAAAAACGAGACCTTTAACGACAAGGGAAAATTGAATTTGGGAGGAGGATATACTCTCAGCAATGACCATGGTGAAGTTCTCGGAAAAATAAATCTTGAAAAAGCTCTTGTAAAATCAAGTAATGTTTTTTTCGGAAACTTGGGCATAAGGCTGGAAAATGATTTATATAAGACCGCACAGGATTTTAGGTTTAACAAAGATATACCGTCCGATGGTATTATAATTGATAAAAGCAGATTTCCAAAGTACAAGAGTTATGAAAAGGGTAATATGGCACAAAGTGGGATAGGGCAGGCGGAAGTACTTGCTACCCCAATGCAAATGGCCCTCGTTGCTCAGACAATTGCCAATAACGGAGTTATGATGAAGCCTACGTTAGTTAATAAAATAACAGATTATAACGGCAGCATCATACATACTCTTAAATCATCAGAAGTAGGGCAGATTACATCTGCAGAATATGCAAGTGAGATAAGAAAGTATATGAGAGATGTTGTGTCAAAGGGAACAGGAACAAGGGCACAAGTAAGCGGAATTCAGGTTTGCGGAAAAACGGGAACTGCTCAGCACATTGAAAGCAAGACTCCTCACAGCTGGTTTATAGGCTTTGCACCATACAAAAATCCTCAGATAGCAATAGCAGTAATAGTTGAAGAAGGAGGCTACGGCGGTGTTGCAGCTGCTAAAATATCTCAGAAGGTTATGAGTAAGCATTTTTATAAATAA
- a CDS encoding bifunctional homocysteine S-methyltransferase/methylenetetrahydrofolate reductase, with the protein MNIFSNRDYFLFDGAMGTYYSTKHKSNTPCEFANISERENIFNIHLEYIQAGVNAIKTNTFGANRFSLGCQQLEAEKIIKAGYDIAVQACSGHDVAVFADIGPIPDGKGANLDEEYKRIIDIFLECGAKNFLFETFANTDILMGAAAYIRLRLPDAVIVTSFAVYPDGYSKEGLFYIDILDKMHASGLVDAVGLNCISGPAHMYRLIEKADIRGKNIIIMPNSGYPGSERGRTVYIDNSEYYAEKLLDIMKLGVKILGGCCGTTPRHIAAAAKLLNSPQTVESNAGINTHIETCDLANENILDKLIKNKKPILVEVDPPFDTNWEYMLRDTLILKQAGADIITIADSPLAKARAESTIMAAKIQREAAIPVMPHITCRDKNLLGIKASLLGGHIEGIRNVLVITGDPIANIERNRIKGVFSFNSSNLANYIKSLNSNVFCGQDIKIAGALNVNAVNFGAELKRAFTKVENGISCFLTQAIYTKSAIENLLKAVETLNVPIFAGFMPIVSYRNAQFINNEVPGIDIDIETIEKFRDRSREEAEKLGIEITMDIIKEVYPHVAGFYLMTPLKRTGVICELIKKIKEI; encoded by the coding sequence ATGAATATATTCAGCAACAGAGATTATTTCCTTTTTGATGGTGCCATGGGTACCTACTATTCGACAAAGCATAAAAGCAATACGCCCTGTGAATTTGCTAATATTAGTGAAAGAGAAAATATCTTTAATATTCATTTAGAGTACATACAAGCTGGTGTAAATGCCATTAAAACAAATACATTTGGTGCAAATCGTTTTTCACTTGGCTGTCAGCAGTTGGAGGCTGAGAAGATTATAAAAGCAGGATATGACATTGCTGTACAGGCTTGTTCCGGGCATGATGTGGCGGTTTTTGCGGATATTGGCCCAATACCTGACGGAAAAGGAGCCAATCTAGATGAAGAATACAAGAGAATTATTGATATATTTCTAGAGTGCGGAGCTAAGAACTTTCTGTTTGAAACCTTTGCAAATACTGATATTTTGATGGGGGCTGCAGCTTACATAAGACTGCGTTTACCAGATGCTGTTATCGTCACCTCTTTTGCAGTTTATCCTGATGGTTATTCAAAGGAAGGACTTTTTTATATTGATATATTGGACAAAATGCATGCCAGTGGGCTTGTTGATGCGGTTGGACTAAACTGTATAAGCGGCCCTGCTCACATGTATCGTCTCATTGAAAAAGCGGATATCAGGGGTAAAAACATTATTATTATGCCTAATTCGGGATATCCGGGTTCAGAGAGAGGCAGAACTGTTTATATTGACAATTCTGAGTACTATGCTGAAAAACTTCTGGATATAATGAAGTTGGGAGTAAAAATCCTTGGTGGCTGCTGCGGAACCACGCCACGGCATATCGCTGCTGCGGCAAAGTTATTAAATAGTCCTCAAACTGTTGAATCCAATGCAGGAATAAACACTCATATAGAGACATGTGACCTTGCAAATGAAAATATTCTGGACAAACTTATTAAGAATAAGAAGCCAATACTGGTAGAAGTTGATCCTCCTTTTGATACTAATTGGGAGTACATGCTAAGGGATACCCTTATTCTTAAACAGGCAGGGGCAGATATTATTACTATTGCTGATTCGCCTCTAGCAAAGGCAAGGGCCGAAAGTACCATTATGGCTGCAAAAATTCAGAGAGAAGCAGCTATACCTGTTATGCCACATATAACCTGCAGAGATAAAAATCTTTTGGGGATAAAAGCATCACTTTTGGGTGGGCACATTGAAGGCATAAGAAATGTGCTTGTTATTACAGGTGACCCTATTGCAAATATTGAGCGAAACAGGATAAAAGGAGTTTTCAGCTTTAATTCTTCCAATCTTGCAAATTATATTAAAAGCTTGAATAGTAATGTTTTTTGCGGACAGGACATTAAAATAGCCGGTGCTTTAAATGTAAATGCAGTAAATTTTGGTGCTGAGTTAAAAAGAGCTTTTACTAAAGTCGAAAACGGAATCAGCTGTTTTCTTACTCAGGCGATTTATACAAAAAGCGCTATTGAAAATTTGCTAAAAGCGGTTGAAACCCTGAATGTACCTATATTCGCAGGGTTTATGCCAATAGTGAGCTACAGAAATGCCCAGTTTATAAATAATGAGGTTCCGGGAATAGATATAGATATTGAAACAATTGAAAAATTCCGGGATAGAAGCCGTGAAGAGGCAGAAAAGTTAGGAATAGAGATTACAATGGATATTATTAAGGAAGTTTATCCCCATGTTGCCGGCTTTTATCTTATGACTCCTCTTAAAAGAACGGGTGTAATATGTGAATTGATAAAAAAAATTAAGGAGATATAA
- a CDS encoding HAD family hydrolase: MFKYIIFDIDGTMIDTEKAVNYAYQSIIFKKHGRYFTNEELLKGYGVPTPISLERYGFTDIDAALKDYYHYLIEGFKKCTAFEGIPEILEKLKELNISMGVVTSRCQYEIEIDSCLQQFTRYFKSIVTSDDTTLHKPNPAPLLFAMDKLNAVPCETLYIGDTVFDRECAKNAGVKFALALWGSNNAENINADFFFKKPADLLDILKL; the protein is encoded by the coding sequence ATGTTTAAATATATTATATTTGATATTGACGGAACAATGATTGATACGGAAAAAGCAGTAAACTATGCATACCAGAGCATTATTTTCAAAAAGCACGGAAGATATTTTACCAATGAAGAACTCTTAAAGGGTTATGGTGTTCCTACTCCCATTTCTCTTGAGAGATATGGTTTTACTGATATTGACGCGGCTTTAAAAGATTATTATCATTACTTGATTGAAGGTTTTAAAAAATGTACTGCATTTGAGGGAATACCTGAAATACTGGAAAAACTTAAAGAGTTAAATATCTCAATGGGTGTTGTAACCTCAAGGTGTCAGTATGAAATTGAAATTGATAGCTGTCTGCAGCAATTCACTAGATATTTTAAATCTATTGTCACTTCAGACGATACCACTCTGCATAAACCAAATCCAGCTCCTTTGCTATTTGCCATGGACAAGCTTAATGCTGTTCCTTGTGAAACTCTGTATATCGGTGACACGGTATTCGACAGAGAATGTGCAAAAAATGCCGGAGTAAAGTTTGCATTGGCTCTATGGGGCTCAAATAATGCTGAAAATATAAATGCAGACTTCTTTTTCAAGAAGCCTGCTGATTTGCTTGACATATTAAAGCTGTAA
- a CDS encoding FtsW/RodA/SpoVE family cell cycle protein codes for MTKKLRIFQLLIYVFLFFGFLNLGVLKKPFDPKAGIFFGIMIVIIALTTWILKRFYPMGDRIIFLLAILLCSIGIIMLYRLNIDLATKQLVWLLLGILAFLFVVLFLKRGLAKFARLKYLFLAGTIMFMSMATFIGYEILGAKNWVKIGPVSFQPSEFGKIFLILYLASALSNVDTRKKLMEPGIVISISLGFMVIQRDLGTALIIFAVSVTMVYLATSKKLYVLISLGLFAAGGAASYAMFDHIKRRIMIWHNPWPYVYNESYQLVQSMYAIATGGLFGRGLGMGHPGYVAVNESDFIFSVICEEMGLLMGFAILILHFLLFYRSIRSAIHAENNFSKLLTAGLSVMIATQTLVIVGGVTGFIPLTGITLPFVSSGGTSLLISFLSLSIIQKVSEGED; via the coding sequence ATGACTAAAAAATTAAGAATTTTCCAATTATTAATATATGTATTTCTATTTTTCGGTTTTTTGAACCTTGGAGTGTTAAAAAAACCTTTTGACCCAAAGGCAGGTATATTTTTCGGCATAATGATTGTAATCATAGCATTGACTACATGGATTCTAAAAAGATTTTATCCCATGGGAGACAGAATAATATTTCTTTTAGCAATACTGCTATGCTCAATAGGAATAATTATGCTGTATAGGCTCAACATAGACCTTGCTACAAAACAGCTGGTTTGGCTGTTATTAGGAATTTTGGCTTTCCTTTTTGTAGTACTTTTCCTTAAAAGAGGTCTTGCTAAATTTGCCCGTTTGAAATACCTCTTTCTAGCAGGAACCATAATGTTTATGTCTATGGCAACCTTTATAGGATATGAAATACTTGGTGCAAAAAACTGGGTTAAAATTGGACCTGTGAGCTTTCAGCCTTCTGAATTCGGAAAAATATTTCTTATATTATACCTTGCAAGTGCCCTCTCAAATGTAGATACAAGAAAAAAGCTCATGGAACCGGGTATAGTCATTTCAATATCATTGGGTTTTATGGTAATTCAGAGAGATTTGGGAACTGCGCTTATAATATTTGCAGTATCTGTTACTATGGTGTATCTTGCAACCTCCAAGAAACTGTATGTTTTAATTTCACTAGGACTATTTGCAGCGGGTGGAGCGGCAAGTTATGCGATGTTTGATCATATAAAAAGAAGGATAATGATATGGCATAATCCATGGCCTTATGTCTATAATGAGAGTTATCAACTGGTGCAGTCCATGTATGCCATTGCTACAGGAGGACTGTTCGGAAGAGGATTGGGAATGGGACATCCGGGTTATGTTGCAGTTAATGAGTCGGACTTTATTTTCTCTGTAATATGCGAAGAAATGGGTCTGCTAATGGGTTTCGCAATATTAATCTTACATTTTCTGCTTTTCTACCGTTCAATAAGAAGTGCGATACATGCAGAAAATAATTTTTCAAAGCTTCTCACTGCAGGACTCAGTGTAATGATTGCAACTCAAACTTTGGTTATTGTGGGAGGCGTAACAGGTTTTATACCGTTGACGGGAATAACACTTCCCTTTGTCAGCAGCGGAGGAACTTCCCTATTAATCAGTTTTCTTTCTCTTAGTATAATTCAGAAGGTTTCGGAAGGTGAAGACTGA
- a CDS encoding DUF1294 domain-containing protein translates to MHKYFIAIVIILNILGFILVLLDKYKAKNRLWRIPERSFFLLSILGGSIGVYIGLLTFKHKTRRWYFMTIIPLIIISQFVFIYFLTKK, encoded by the coding sequence ATGCATAAATATTTCATCGCTATTGTAATTATTTTAAATATATTAGGTTTTATACTGGTTTTACTTGATAAATATAAAGCAAAAAACAGGTTGTGGAGAATTCCTGAACGGTCATTTTTTCTTCTTTCCATTTTGGGCGGAAGTATAGGTGTTTATATAGGACTGCTTACTTTCAAGCATAAAACCCGCCGTTGGTATTTCATGACAATTATTCCCCTAATAATTATTTCTCAATTTGTTTTTATATATTTTCTTACTAAAAAATGA